A genomic region of Miscanthus floridulus cultivar M001 chromosome 3, ASM1932011v1, whole genome shotgun sequence contains the following coding sequences:
- the LOC136542532 gene encoding glucan endo-1,3-beta-glucosidase 4, giving the protein MSSKRLHGVFTLLMLMVFNVSGAFVGITIGNDMSNMPPATDIVSILKAKKIQHVRLLDSDHQMLTALANTGIEVMVGVPNDQLLRVGQSRSTAADWINMNVAAYIPATNITYIAVGNEVLTTIPNAALVLVPALQFLQSALLAANLNTQVKISSPHSMDVISKAFPPSAATFNSTWSSIMSQYLQFLKNTGSSFMLNAQPYYGYVGGQGVFPLEYALFRSLNPNSQISDPNTNLFYTNMFDAIIDATYNSIQAMNFTGIPVLVTASGWPWRGGPSEKAATVDNALAYNTNLIHHVLNNSGTPSQPNNQSSTYIFELFNEDNRSGPVSEQNWGIMFPNATTIYSLSFEDVATTIPESPALRGVFCVANSSAPHSALKHSLDWACGPGSANCSAIQPGQPCYASDDIVAVSSYAFNDYYHRTQSSGGTCNFNGTAMITSTDPSHGSCIFAGSTGANGSKGGTASGPVSPDSFASKSQSCWLTHLVATLLPILFVVM; this is encoded by the exons GGGCATTTGTTGGTATCACTATTGGCAATGACATGTCGAACATGCCACCAGCAACAGATATAGTGTCTATCCTCAAAGCAAAGAAGATCCAGCATGTTCGCCTGCTTGATTCAGACCATCAGATGTTGACTGCTCTTGCAAATACTGGAATAGAAGTGATGGTTGGTGTTCCAAATGATCAGCTACTTCGTGTGGGCCAATCTCGTTCCACAGCTGCTGATTGGATTAATATGAATGTCGCTGCTTACATTCCGGCGACTAACATCACATATATTGCTGTGGGTAATGAGGTCCTTACTACCATTCCCAATGCAGCACTTGTTCTCGTACCTGCACTGCAATTCCTCCAGTCAGCACTTTTGGCTGCAAACCTCAATACTCAAGTGAAAATTTCGAGTCCTCATTCAATGGATGTGATCTCGAAGGCGTTTCCTCCCTCTGCTGCCACTTTCAATTCGACATGGAGCTCAATAATGTCTCAGTATCTTCAGTTTCTCAAGAATACGGGATCTTCGTTTATGCTGAATGCCCAACCATACTATGGCTATGTAGGAGGGCAAGGCGTATTCCCCTTGGAGTATGCACTGTTCCGCTCACTTAATCCGAACAGTCAAATTTCAGATCCTAACACCAATCTCTTTTATACCAATATGTTTGATGCTATAATTGATGCTACCTACAACTCAATTCAAGCAATGAATTTCACGGGGATTCCTGTTTTAGTCACAGCTTCTGGCTGGCCATGGCGTGGTGGGCCAAGTGAGAAGGCTGCTACTGTTGATAATGCTTTGGCCTACAATACAAACCTCATACATCATGTACTGAACAATTCTGGTACTCCCAGTCAACCAAATAATCAGTCAAGCACCTACATCTTTGAGCTGTTCAACGAGGATAATCGGTCAGGGCCTGTATCAGAGCAAAATTGGGGGATTATGTTTCCCAATGCAACCACTATATACTCTCTATCATTTGAGGACGTGGCCACAACTATTCCTGAATCACCAGCTTTGCGTGGGGTGTTTTGTGTGGCAAATTCAAGTGCACCCCATAGTGCACTGAAGCATAGTTTGGATTGGGCATGTGGCCCTGGTTCTGCAAACTGCAGTGCAATTCAACCTGGGCAACCATGCTATGCATCAGATGATATTGTAGCTGTTTCTTCTTATGCTTTCAACGATTATTATCATAGAACACAGTCTAGTGGTGGTACATGCAACTTCAATGGCACCGCAATGATAACATCAACTGATCCAA GCCATGGTTCATGCATTTTCGCTGGAAG CACTGGCGCCAACGGCAGCAAAGGTGGAACGGCCTCCGGGCCTGTAAGCCCGGACAGTTTTGCTTCAAAATCCCAATCCTGCTGGTTGACTCACCTAGTAGCCACATTGCTGCCCATTCTATTTGTAGTGATGTAA